One window from the genome of Helicoverpa armigera isolate CAAS_96S chromosome 4, ASM3070526v1, whole genome shotgun sequence encodes:
- the LOC110378986 gene encoding PDZ domain-containing protein GIPC3, whose amino-acid sequence MSLFKKKAPKYTPPPVPQLPPEDPHQQANGVDNNNGSQKSQLVFHCQQAHGSPLGLISGFSNVKELYQKIAECYDFPPDEILFCTLNTHKVDMKKLLGGQIGLEDFIFAHRKGRPKEIEIVKTEDALGLTITDNGAGYAFIKRIKEGSIVAKIPHIEVGDHIEKLDGENMVGKRHYEVAKILKDIPKGTTFTIRLVEPLKSGFASIGPKTSGAKSGRNKSYGSGKETLRFKANGQATIENDHDESSKAGIEKINGLLESFMGINDSELASQMWDLAEGKTNSMQLADAIDNSDLQEFGFTDEFIIELWGVITDARSGRLS is encoded by the exons ATGTCGTTATTTAAGAAGAAGGCACCTAAATACACTCCACCTCCAGTGCCACAGTTGCCCCCGGAGGACCCTCACCAGCAAGCTAATGGAGTGGATAACAACAATGGATCCCAAAAGTCACAGTTGGTTTTTCACTGTCAGCAGGCGCACGGGAGTCCCCTCGGACTCATCTCTGGATTTTCTAATGTTAAGGAACTTTACCAAAAGATAGCAGAATGTTACGACTTTCCACCAGACGAG ATTCTCTTTTGTACGCTGAATACTCACAAAGTGGATATGAAGAAACTTCTAGGCGGACAAATAGGATTAGAAGATTTCATATTTGCACATAGAAAAGGACGACCTAAAGAAATAGAAATCGTAAAAACTGAAGATGCTTTGGGATTGACAATAACAGACAACGGTGCTGGATATGCCTTTATAAAGCGGATAAAAGAGGGATCAATAGTAGCCAAAATACCCCACATTGAG GTTGGAGACCACATTGAGAAGCTGGATGGAGAAAATATGGTCGGCAAAAGACATTATGAGGTGGCTAAGATATTAAAGGACATACCAAAAGGAACAACTTTTACAATTCGTTTGGTTGAACCATTAAAAAGTGGTTTCGCAAGTATCGGGCCAAAAACAAGCGGTGCAAAATCTGGAAGAAATAAAAGTTATGGTTCCGGCAAAGAAACATTACGGTTTAAGGCCAATGGTCAAGCAACAATAGAAAACGAC cacGACGAAAGCTCAAAAGCAGGGATTGAGAAAATCAACGGATTGTTGGAGTCGTTTATGGGCATTAATGATTCCGAGCTAGCTTCGCAAATGTGGGATCTTGCTGAAGGAAAAACCAACTCAATGCAACTAGCAGACGCCATTGATAATAGTGACTTACAAGAATTTGGATTTACGGACGAATTCATTATTGAATTGTGGGGTGTTATAACTGACGCTAGATCTGGTAGACTCAGCTAA
- the LOC110379005 gene encoding large ribosomal subunit protein eL37, translated as MTKGTSSFGKRRNKTHTLCRRCGRSSYHIQKSKCAQCGYPAAKLRSYHWSVKAKRRKTTGTGRMRHLKIVRRRFRNGFKEGKPTPKKAVASS; from the exons ATG ACGAAGGGTACTTCGAGCTTTGGTAAGCGTCGTAACAAGACACACACCTTGTGCAGAAGGTGTGGCAGATCGTCCTACCACATCCAAAAGTCAAAATGTGCACAGTGCGGATACCCTGCAGCTAAACTCCGTTCCT aCCACTGGTCAGTGAAGGCTAAGCGCAGGAAGACCACAGGAACTGGCCGCATGCGTCACCTGAAAATCGTGAGGAGGCGTTTCCGCAATGGCTTCAAGGAAGGCAAACCTACTCCCAAGAAAGCTGTAGCCTCGTCGTAA